Proteins co-encoded in one uncultured Bacteroides sp. genomic window:
- a CDS encoding HlyD family efflux transporter periplasmic adaptor subunit, with translation MDREIPKEVQLKERKKKIIRIGLIGVTAIILIVSLISFMRAGVDRKEIIFSTVDKGTIEVSVSASGKVVPAFEEIINSPINSRILEVYRKGGDSVNVGTPILKLDLQSAETDYKKLLDEEQMRKYKLEQLKVNNKTKLSDMNMQIKVSAMKLNRMKVELRNEHYLDSLGAGTTDKVRQAELSYNVSRLEYEQLKQQYNNECQIAAAELKVQQLDFNIFCKSLTETKRTLEDARIRSPRKAILTFINNQVGAQVPQGGQVAIISDLSHFKVEGEIADTYSDRISVGSKAIVKIGSEKLEGTVSSVTPLSKNGVISFTVQLKNDHNPRLRSGLKTDVYIMNAVKENVQRIANGSYYTGTGEYELFVQNGNELVKRKVQLGDSNFEYVEVLSGLKSGDQVVVSDMSNYKNKSKLKIK, from the coding sequence ATGGACAGAGAGATTCCAAAAGAGGTGCAACTCAAAGAACGTAAAAAGAAAATTATTAGGATTGGCCTCATAGGGGTAACTGCTATTATCCTGATCGTAAGTTTAATTTCTTTTATGCGTGCCGGAGTCGACAGAAAAGAAATTATTTTTTCTACAGTCGATAAAGGTACAATAGAGGTCTCCGTCAGTGCATCGGGCAAGGTTGTTCCGGCATTTGAAGAGATTATCAATTCTCCTATCAATTCACGTATTTTGGAAGTATACAGAAAAGGCGGCGATTCAGTAAATGTTGGAACTCCCATTCTGAAGTTAGATCTCCAGAGTGCCGAGACTGATTACAAGAAACTTCTGGATGAAGAACAGATGCGCAAATATAAGTTGGAACAGTTGAAGGTGAACAATAAAACTAAACTCAGCGATATGAATATGCAGATAAAAGTTTCTGCAATGAAGCTAAATAGGATGAAAGTAGAACTTCGCAATGAGCATTATCTGGATAGTCTGGGCGCAGGAACTACGGATAAGGTAAGGCAGGCCGAATTAAGCTACAATGTTTCCAGACTGGAATACGAACAACTGAAGCAACAATATAATAATGAATGTCAGATTGCAGCCGCAGAATTAAAAGTTCAGCAACTGGATTTCAACATTTTCTGCAAATCATTAACCGAAACCAAGCGTACTCTTGAAGATGCACGCATACGTTCTCCACGAAAAGCTATTTTGACTTTTATAAATAATCAGGTTGGAGCACAAGTTCCGCAAGGCGGACAAGTGGCTATTATTTCAGATCTTTCCCATTTTAAGGTGGAAGGTGAAATAGCAGATACTTATAGTGACCGGATTAGTGTGGGAAGTAAAGCTATTGTCAAGATAGGCAGTGAGAAACTGGAAGGAACAGTAAGCAGTGTTACTCCTCTTTCCAAGAACGGAGTGATATCCTTCACCGTACAATTAAAAAATGATCACAATCCGCGTTTGCGTTCCGGATTGAAAACAGATGTTTACATTATGAATGCTGTGAAAGAAAATGTTCAGCGTATTGCCAATGGTTCCTACTATACAGGTACGGGAGAATATGAGCTATTTGTTCAGAATGGCAATGAATTAGTGAAAAGAAAAGTTCAATTGGGTGACAGCAATTTTGAATATGTAGAGGTTCTTTCAGGATTAAAGTCCGGCGATCAGGTTGTAGTTAGTGATATGAGTAATTATAAGAATAAATCTAAACTAAAGATTAAATAA
- a CDS encoding transposase: MSTTVRKNRHYDLDFKFKVVHEAISGELNKSALCRKYSISHPDLLRSWIRIFAPEYKFEENDMKKEKRTESEEIVELKRQLQQTKLALQKEKMRADFYNEMINVAEETLNIPIRKKAGTKQ; the protein is encoded by the coding sequence ATGAGTACAACCGTAAGAAAAAACAGACATTACGACCTTGACTTCAAATTCAAGGTCGTTCATGAAGCAATTAGTGGTGAATTAAACAAATCTGCACTATGTAGGAAATATTCAATTTCCCATCCAGATCTATTACGTTCCTGGATTCGTATATTTGCACCCGAATACAAATTTGAGGAGAATGATATGAAAAAAGAGAAACGCACCGAGAGCGAAGAAATTGTTGAGCTTAAACGTCAGCTCCAACAAACAAAACTGGCTCTTCAGAAAGAAAAGATGCGTGCTGATTTTTATAATGAGATGATAAACGTCGCAGAAGAGACGCTTAACATTCCCATTCGAAAAAAAGCTGGCACCAAACAGTAA
- a CDS encoding ABC transporter ATP-binding protein, whose translation MIKLTELNKIYRTDEIETVALENVNLEVQKGEFLSIMGPSGCGKSTLLNIMGLLDAPTSGTIEINGTQTVKMKDKELAQFRNQKLGFVFQSFHLINSLNVIDNVELPLLYRKVASSERRKRAEEVLEKVGLSHRMRHFPTQLSGGQCQRVAIARAIIGNPDIILADEPTGNLDSKMGAEVMDILHKLNKEDGRTIVMVTHDERQAKQTARTIRFFDGRQIQ comes from the coding sequence ATGATTAAGCTTACCGAATTAAACAAGATTTATCGTACAGACGAGATTGAAACCGTTGCTTTAGAGAATGTGAATTTAGAAGTGCAGAAAGGCGAGTTTTTAAGTATTATGGGTCCATCCGGTTGCGGAAAGTCTACTTTACTTAATATTATGGGATTACTTGATGCACCTACTTCTGGTACAATTGAAATAAATGGTACTCAAACGGTTAAGATGAAAGACAAAGAACTGGCGCAGTTCCGTAATCAGAAGTTAGGATTTGTATTTCAGAGTTTCCATCTGATAAATTCACTCAACGTGATTGATAATGTGGAACTTCCTTTGCTTTATCGAAAGGTGGCTTCTTCTGAGAGAAGAAAGAGGGCGGAAGAAGTTCTGGAAAAAGTAGGTTTAAGTCACCGTATGCGTCATTTCCCGACGCAATTATCAGGTGGTCAGTGTCAGCGAGTTGCTATTGCCCGTGCTATAATAGGTAATCCAGATATTATTCTTGCCGATGAGCCAACCGGTAACCTGGATTCAAAGATGGGGGCAGAAGTTATGGATATTCTGCACAAACTGAATAAAGAAGACGGACGCACCATTGTGATGGTAACACATGATGAACGCCAGGCAAAACAAACAGCGCGAACTATCCGGTTCTTTGATGGTCGACAAATACAATAA
- a CDS encoding fibronectin type III domain-containing protein: MKRNLLTYVFLSIVAYSSIQAKTLITVENITGKTIVGINETTNYKVPATEGVKAYLWKAPIGCRIIAGQGSGEISLATSFISQSSALKVIRLFNNETSDTLSLDLSICRPISIIQDHSIAPGETVTIGGKEFGEADIYYENTGNGDCPEITAHRVTVVPNQYMEMTKPYLQTATSNSVWICWKTSAAGSSEVIYGDSPATLTQTITGNAAKLSDSYYWHSVQLTNLTPSTLYSYKIKTGNKESDVFRFKTEPEKGSLKPLRILLMGDHQIKTRSGYEWLMQAAKRKIEEKYGKVEENINMIMNVGDQVDLGTLDQYEFIHLNKSALLSPYLPIMTAVGNHETYQDPGMANYAAHFHYEDLEYQGIKSGTENYYAYQVGRVLFVVLSTEHTSSEQKDWVRKVVDAVKTDDSVDFVISVNHRPIEAEQYVGDISSWVRNEIVPILSETPKHILNYGGHHHLYHRGQMTDYPLYHIINGAASWDQLWGMSSEKDMDDVQKTIDYWGYQILELDFNKKEMKADCYAIGNRDIVVDNILIDSFSRRLNQSTPEKPSIEQTESEITLPHTFKGNKYTTTTTYAINSVQYQIAQSQDFSTLVVDSVHDVEDLFSSTGKPLHIPYDINENKDITQISIGKNQLKNGAYYIRTRYRDNNLEWSDWSDIRTFTVTGSIDGDPGISITGKSFDLNQNITVDYQFVPEGQNAWIGIFRSGSNPGGSTSDRWAYTTGSTGKFTFTISEPDQYYAVLFKDGGYTELSPRMPFFVGSLPQISIDKNVYNEGEPIKITYTNAPSLTNDWIGIYRMGETPGENGSYSSSWLYLNSGITTGSLSLNTGEGTAKTLSKGYYYINYFTKDGYFEPVARKFFSVGSEISSVSVDQANFAPGENIKINYANGPGTPKDWVGLFKEGKVVGTDQLDGFYYTYGATKGYISIPAGELPAADYFASLYINDSYDAVSNRIHITIGKAPSLTAKQEDKEIILTFEDNIAWRDSLASVLVDNKELNTSQFTMKPGQLTIAADELNTGEHIIQVIAHGWQNSVIKTSTSTGINSLTNKITVYPSPAKENIFIENNSNESGIVTLLTTSGSEVLTSKIIIGTNKLDVQALSRGTYILKISTANNIKSQIIILK; this comes from the coding sequence ATGAAAAGGAATTTACTCACGTACGTATTCTTATCTATTGTTGCATATAGTAGCATACAGGCCAAAACGTTAATCACCGTAGAAAACATAACGGGGAAAACAATAGTAGGAATCAATGAAACAACAAATTACAAGGTTCCTGCAACAGAAGGAGTCAAAGCGTATTTATGGAAGGCTCCAATAGGATGTCGAATTATAGCCGGTCAGGGAAGTGGAGAGATAAGCTTGGCTACATCTTTTATTTCTCAAAGTAGTGCTCTGAAAGTTATTCGTTTATTTAATAACGAAACCAGCGATACCCTTTCATTGGATTTATCTATCTGTCGCCCCATTTCTATAATACAAGATCATTCTATTGCACCTGGTGAAACAGTTACTATAGGAGGAAAAGAATTTGGTGAAGCTGACATTTATTATGAGAATACCGGCAATGGTGACTGCCCGGAGATCACGGCACATAGGGTAACTGTAGTTCCCAACCAATATATGGAAATGACAAAACCTTATTTGCAAACTGCTACATCTAATTCCGTATGGATATGCTGGAAAACCAGTGCAGCAGGAAGTAGTGAGGTTATATATGGCGATAGTCCGGCAACATTGACACAAACTATTACAGGCAATGCAGCAAAGTTATCAGATTCTTATTACTGGCATTCCGTACAACTAACCAATCTAACTCCCAGTACTTTATATTCCTACAAGATAAAAACAGGAAATAAAGAGAGCGATGTATTTCGCTTTAAAACAGAACCGGAAAAAGGAAGTCTGAAACCATTGCGTATCTTACTTATGGGCGATCATCAAATTAAAACTCGCAGTGGTTATGAATGGTTAATGCAAGCAGCTAAACGCAAGATTGAAGAAAAATATGGTAAAGTGGAAGAAAATATCAATATGATAATGAATGTAGGAGACCAAGTGGATTTGGGAACACTCGATCAATATGAATTTATTCACCTTAATAAATCGGCTCTTCTATCTCCTTACCTTCCTATTATGACAGCTGTGGGAAATCACGAAACATATCAGGATCCGGGTATGGCTAATTATGCAGCGCATTTTCACTACGAAGATCTAGAATATCAAGGCATCAAAAGTGGTACAGAAAACTACTATGCTTATCAGGTAGGAAGAGTCTTGTTTGTTGTGCTAAGTACTGAGCATACAAGTTCTGAACAAAAAGACTGGGTACGTAAAGTTGTAGATGCAGTTAAAACTGATGATAGCGTGGACTTTGTAATCAGTGTAAACCATAGACCTATTGAAGCAGAACAATATGTTGGAGACATTTCATCTTGGGTACGAAATGAAATTGTTCCTATACTATCAGAAACGCCCAAACATATTCTTAACTATGGAGGACATCATCACCTATATCATAGAGGACAAATGACTGATTATCCTCTTTATCATATTATCAACGGAGCAGCTTCATGGGATCAACTATGGGGAATGTCTTCAGAAAAAGATATGGATGATGTACAAAAAACCATTGACTACTGGGGATATCAGATTCTAGAACTTGACTTCAATAAAAAAGAAATGAAAGCAGACTGTTATGCCATTGGTAACCGCGATATTGTAGTAGACAATATTTTAATTGATTCTTTTAGTCGACGTCTGAATCAATCTACTCCCGAGAAACCTTCTATAGAACAAACTGAAAGTGAAATTACTCTACCACATACTTTTAAAGGGAATAAATACACAACCACTACAACATATGCGATAAATAGCGTACAATACCAGATAGCTCAATCACAAGATTTTTCTACACTAGTAGTTGACAGTGTTCATGACGTAGAAGATCTATTCAGTTCAACAGGCAAACCTTTGCATATTCCTTATGACATAAATGAGAATAAAGATATCACTCAAATTAGCATTGGGAAAAATCAATTAAAAAATGGGGCTTATTACATTCGCACACGTTATCGCGACAATAATCTGGAATGGTCCGACTGGTCAGATATACGCACGTTTACCGTTACCGGAAGTATTGATGGAGATCCGGGAATATCTATCACTGGTAAGTCTTTTGATTTAAATCAAAATATTACTGTAGATTACCAATTTGTACCAGAAGGACAAAATGCCTGGATTGGCATCTTTCGAAGTGGAAGCAATCCGGGAGGATCAACATCTGACCGTTGGGCATACACTACCGGATCAACCGGAAAGTTTACCTTTACTATTTCTGAACCGGATCAATATTACGCCGTACTTTTTAAAGATGGAGGATATACAGAGTTGTCTCCCCGCATGCCTTTCTTTGTAGGTAGTTTGCCGCAAATAAGCATTGATAAGAATGTGTATAATGAAGGCGAGCCAATAAAGATTACTTATACAAATGCCCCTTCATTAACGAACGATTGGATTGGGATATATCGTATGGGTGAAACTCCTGGAGAAAACGGTTCTTACTCTTCTTCATGGCTATATCTTAATTCGGGAATAACGACAGGAAGTCTGTCCTTAAACACAGGTGAAGGTACAGCAAAAACATTATCCAAAGGATATTATTACATCAATTACTTTACCAAAGATGGCTACTTTGAACCTGTAGCACGTAAGTTCTTTTCCGTAGGCTCAGAGATTTCGTCTGTATCTGTTGATCAGGCTAACTTTGCACCGGGAGAAAATATAAAAATTAATTATGCAAACGGTCCGGGTACTCCAAAAGACTGGGTAGGACTCTTTAAAGAAGGTAAAGTTGTAGGCACTGATCAACTGGACGGTTTCTACTATACATATGGAGCAACTAAGGGATACATCTCAATTCCTGCAGGAGAATTACCAGCAGCAGATTATTTTGCTTCGCTCTACATCAATGATTCATACGATGCAGTATCAAACCGAATTCATATCACAATAGGAAAAGCTCCTTCTCTTACAGCAAAACAAGAGGATAAAGAGATTATACTTACATTTGAGGATAATATTGCATGGAGAGATTCCCTAGCTTCTGTTTTGGTGGACAATAAAGAACTAAATACTTCACAGTTTACGATGAAGCCCGGACAACTAACTATTGCTGCAGATGAACTAAATACAGGGGAACACATAATTCAGGTTATTGCTCACGGCTGGCAGAACTCTGTTATAAAAACAAGTACTAGCACTGGCATTAATAGCTTAACAAACAAAATCACTGTATATCCAAGTCCGGCAAAAGAAAATATTTTTATTGAAAACAATTCAAATGAATCAGGAATAGTGACACTTTTAACAACTTCGGGAAGTGAGGTATTAACCAGTAAAATTATTATTGGAACAAATAAACTTGATGTGCAAGCCTTATCCCGAGGTACTTACATACTCAAAATTAGTACTGCAAATAACATTAAATCTCAGATTATCATATTGAAATAA
- a CDS encoding glucosaminidase domain-containing protein, producing MKFFRLFFLFVLLPFCASMAQAQYRNSKYVAYVRQYSNLAIEQMKEYKIPASITLSQGLLESGAGESSLAKESNNHFGIKCGMRWNGPNVFHNDDAPNECFRAYNNPNASYEDHSKFLISGARYAFLFRLDITDYKGWARGLKQAGYATDPSYANRLITIIEDYELYKYDKEGLSNKRNVHDRKEKKSIVPHKAYIANDLLYVIARRGDTFESIADEFDTYARKLIKDNDLTKDYTLAEGDIIYLHQKNKHASEKYTVHVVREDDSMHSISQLYGIRLKNLYKLNKKSGEYVPQVGDLIWLR from the coding sequence ATGAAATTTTTTAGATTGTTTTTTTTATTTGTGTTGTTGCCGTTTTGTGCAAGTATGGCGCAGGCCCAATACAGAAATTCCAAATATGTAGCATACGTAAGGCAATACAGTAATTTAGCCATAGAACAGATGAAAGAATATAAAATACCGGCTAGTATTACTCTTTCTCAAGGATTACTTGAATCTGGTGCCGGGGAGAGCTCCCTGGCAAAAGAGTCAAATAATCATTTTGGAATTAAATGTGGCATGCGTTGGAACGGACCCAATGTTTTTCATAATGATGATGCTCCTAACGAATGCTTCCGTGCATATAATAATCCGAATGCTTCTTATGAAGATCATTCTAAATTTCTTATTTCCGGTGCACGATATGCATTTCTTTTTCGTCTTGACATAACTGACTATAAGGGTTGGGCAAGAGGACTCAAACAAGCAGGATATGCTACAGACCCCTCTTATGCTAATCGTCTGATTACTATTATTGAAGATTATGAGCTTTATAAATATGACAAAGAAGGACTTTCTAATAAGAGAAATGTCCATGATAGAAAGGAAAAGAAGTCTATTGTTCCTCATAAGGCATATATTGCAAATGATCTGCTTTATGTTATTGCTCGTCGTGGAGATACGTTCGAAAGTATTGCCGATGAGTTCGATACATACGCAAGAAAGCTCATCAAAGATAATGATCTTACCAAGGATTACACATTGGCAGAGGGAGATATTATTTATCTTCACCAGAAAAACAAACATGCTTCAGAAAAGTATACTGTTCATGTAGTTCGTGAAGACGATTCAATGCATAGCATTTCTCAATTATATGGTATCAGACTTAAGAACCTTTACAAACTGAATAAGAAATCAGGCGAGTATGTTCCTCAGGTGGGAGATTTAATCTGGCTGAGATAA
- a CDS encoding ABC transporter permease codes for MYKQYVKQAWQLLKQNKLFSSIYIIGTGLAISMVMIMAIVYYIKIANIYPETNRDRILVAKSLTERSKSNASFTNSSSFSYSAVKEYFYSLKSAEAVTAVFSAYGSAPYIQLSDNKTRVPVQVQYTDNAYWKVFSFSFVDGKPYSQADFISGIHTMVISESLAKEIFGSVNATGKTLSMDFTEYRISGVVRDASYATPETFAQAWVPYTCRDDYKAGFNGISGLLGGMTVYILCHSSSEAYKISKEVSDKFQRYTNSQKKVRIELTGQPELYWKSIFRTWSNVAQDWKEIIKSYFLLLMLFLMVPAINLSSMISSRMNERASEIGVRKAFGAPGHSLLNQILFENLILTCLGGIAGLLFSYILILLGHNWLLSIFDAWTSPLPEGVDVEFSPSMLINPTVFVITFIVCLVLNLLSAILPAWISLRKNIVDSLNAKN; via the coding sequence ATGTATAAGCAATATGTGAAACAGGCGTGGCAGTTGCTAAAACAAAATAAATTGTTTAGCAGCATCTATATTATTGGAACCGGATTGGCTATTTCAATGGTGATGATTATGGCAATTGTCTACTATATTAAGATTGCCAATATTTATCCGGAGACGAACCGAGACCGAATTTTGGTTGCAAAGTCCTTAACTGAACGGAGTAAAAGTAACGCATCTTTTACTAATAGTTCTTCTTTCTCATATAGTGCTGTGAAAGAATATTTTTATTCGCTAAAATCGGCAGAAGCTGTAACAGCAGTTTTTAGTGCATATGGTTCAGCTCCTTATATTCAACTTTCAGATAATAAAACACGGGTTCCTGTTCAAGTGCAGTATACGGATAATGCTTATTGGAAAGTCTTTAGTTTTTCTTTTGTTGATGGAAAGCCCTATTCTCAGGCCGATTTTATTTCAGGTATTCACACTATGGTGATATCAGAATCATTGGCTAAAGAGATTTTTGGATCGGTCAATGCTACAGGTAAAACATTATCAATGGACTTTACTGAATATCGTATTTCAGGAGTGGTACGCGATGCATCTTATGCAACACCTGAAACTTTTGCTCAGGCATGGGTTCCATATACTTGCAGAGATGATTATAAAGCAGGATTCAATGGTATCAGTGGATTACTGGGCGGCATGACAGTTTATATTTTGTGTCATTCATCTTCCGAGGCTTATAAAATTTCAAAGGAAGTATCAGATAAATTTCAGAGATATACTAATAGTCAAAAAAAAGTTCGTATTGAACTTACAGGTCAGCCTGAGTTATACTGGAAAAGTATATTTCGCACTTGGTCGAATGTAGCTCAGGATTGGAAAGAGATCATAAAGAGTTACTTTCTTTTACTTATGCTGTTTTTAATGGTACCTGCTATAAACCTTTCAAGTATGATATCTTCACGCATGAATGAACGGGCTTCCGAGATAGGAGTGCGTAAAGCATTTGGAGCACCGGGACATTCATTACTAAATCAGATCTTATTCGAGAATTTGATTTTGACATGCCTTGGAGGAATAGCCGGATTATTGTTCTCATATATACTGATTTTGCTGGGACATAACTGGTTATTGAGCATATTTGATGCCTGGACTTCTCCATTACCTGAAGGGGTAGATGTTGAGTTCTCCCCTTCAATGCTTATAAATCCTACAGTATTTGTGATAACTTTTATAGTTTGTCTGGTACTGAATTTGCTGTCAGCTATTTTGCCGGCATGGATATCATTACGTAAAAATATTGTAGACTCATTGAATGCTAAGAATTAA
- a CDS encoding ABC transporter permease, with translation MFKQILKQLWAQRRSNSWILLELIVVTAAIWWVIDPLYVIRCNQTIPQGFDCTDVYRITLGELPKKSPAYKAEESDSVNALANFNRIVDKIKQYPGVEASVVIRYYYPFSDSNRSSSYHNKSIEANACNMGYYSAGDYFQVFRYTSAADHSWQSLAKIKINANDVFITKDFEKKMFGNKSALGKKLTDGDSTSVYTVVGVLDYVKLISSEQPQPIIISPEMKMNQTSSINEKKIFIRMKKGTAEKPFLEAFKKQMFSDLSIGNYYLSEINSYNKIKTDYEYSRGITNILRIKTGLCIFFLVNILLGVVGTFWLKCRARRDEIGLRMVLGSTRKELHKFFITEGWLLTTLAFIIGIIINLQFIYFNGFYQSEQNNETGIPWVNNACIHFAAVSIIVYVLLLVTVLLATWLPVSNACKVSPVDVLRDE, from the coding sequence ATGTTCAAACAGATACTAAAACAATTGTGGGCGCAACGTCGCTCAAATTCATGGATATTGCTTGAGTTGATAGTTGTTACAGCTGCTATTTGGTGGGTAATAGATCCTTTGTATGTTATTCGTTGCAATCAAACTATTCCACAAGGATTTGATTGCACAGATGTTTACCGTATTACTTTAGGGGAATTGCCTAAAAAGTCTCCGGCTTATAAAGCGGAAGAATCTGACTCTGTCAATGCTTTGGCTAATTTCAATAGAATAGTAGATAAGATTAAACAGTATCCCGGAGTTGAAGCTTCAGTGGTAATTCGCTATTATTATCCATTTTCAGACAGTAATAGGAGTAGTTCTTATCATAATAAATCTATCGAAGCAAATGCATGTAACATGGGATATTATAGTGCTGGCGATTATTTTCAGGTATTTCGCTATACTTCAGCTGCTGATCATAGCTGGCAAAGTTTGGCTAAGATTAAAATTAACGCAAATGATGTATTCATCACAAAAGATTTTGAGAAGAAAATGTTTGGTAATAAGTCGGCATTGGGAAAGAAACTCACCGATGGTGATTCTACCAGTGTATATACGGTAGTTGGTGTTTTGGATTATGTGAAGCTAATTAGTTCAGAACAACCTCAACCAATTATAATTTCTCCTGAAATGAAAATGAATCAGACATCATCAATAAATGAAAAGAAGATTTTTATCAGAATGAAAAAAGGAACTGCTGAGAAACCTTTTCTGGAAGCATTCAAAAAACAAATGTTTAGCGATTTATCTATCGGTAACTATTATTTGTCAGAGATTAATTCTTATAATAAAATTAAAACTGATTATGAATATTCTCGTGGGATAACCAATATACTTCGTATAAAAACAGGTTTATGTATATTCTTTCTGGTAAACATCTTACTCGGTGTTGTTGGAACTTTCTGGTTAAAATGCAGAGCACGCCGTGATGAAATAGGTTTGCGAATGGTATTGGGCAGTACCCGCAAAGAGCTGCATAAGTTCTTTATAACTGAAGGCTGGCTGCTCACCACTCTGGCATTCATAATAGGAATAATTATCAATCTTCAGTTTATATATTTTAATGGATTTTACCAGTCGGAGCAAAACAATGAAACTGGCATTCCATGGGTTAATAATGCTTGTATCCATTTTGCTGCAGTTAGCATCATCGTTTATGTGTTGTTGCTGGTTACTGTATTGCTAGCTACATGGCTGCCTGTTTCAAATGCATGTAAAGTCTCTCCGGTAGATGTATTAAGAGATGAATAA
- a CDS encoding cytidine deaminase: protein MKDLTIKSIIKVYQYDELSDEDKKLIEQSIEATKRSYAPYSKFSVGAAALLDNGITVTGTNQENAAYPSGLCAERTTLFYANSQYPDSAVKTLAIAARTERDFIDTPIPPCGACRQVILETEKRFGNSIRILLYGKSCIYLVEGIGSLLPLSFDASAME from the coding sequence ATGAAAGATCTTACGATCAAATCTATTATTAAAGTATACCAATACGACGAACTTTCAGATGAAGATAAAAAATTAATAGAGCAATCAATAGAAGCAACCAAACGTAGTTATGCTCCTTATTCAAAGTTCTCTGTAGGAGCTGCCGCTTTGCTTGACAATGGCATTACCGTTACAGGGACTAATCAGGAGAATGCAGCGTATCCATCCGGACTTTGCGCCGAACGAACCACCTTATTCTATGCAAATTCCCAATATCCTGATTCAGCAGTAAAGACTCTTGCTATCGCTGCCCGTACGGAACGAGATTTTATTGATACACCAATCCCCCCTTGTGGCGCTTGCCGACAGGTTATTCTGGAAACAGAGAAACGTTTTGGAAATTCCATTCGCATTCTGCTTTACGGGAAAAGTTGTATTTATCTGGTAGAGGGAATTGGTAGTTTGCTTCCTCTCTCTTTTGATGCTTCGGCTATGGAATAA